In Dermatophilus congolensis, a genomic segment contains:
- the sucD gene encoding succinate--CoA ligase subunit alpha has product MSIFLNADSKIIVQGMTGSEGMKHTQRMLAAGSRIVGGVNPHKSGQQVTFDAGHTVPVFGTVAEAMAQTGANVSVVFVPPKFAKDAVIEAVDAQMPLLVVITEGIAVKDTAEFFNYAQAKGTTRIIGPNCPGIITPEVSNAGITPADIAPTGKLGLVSKSGTLTYQMMYELRDLGFTTAIGIGGDPIVGTTHIDAIAAFEADPQTEGIVMIGEIGGDAEERAAAYIKENVTKPVVGYVAGFMAPEGKTMGHAGAIVSGGAGTADAKKAALEAAGVKVGKTPTETANLMRELMTSEL; this is encoded by the coding sequence ATGTCTATTTTCCTTAACGCCGACAGCAAGATCATTGTTCAAGGCATGACCGGCTCTGAAGGTATGAAGCACACGCAGCGCATGCTGGCAGCTGGTTCGCGCATTGTTGGCGGTGTTAACCCGCATAAGTCGGGCCAGCAGGTGACGTTCGATGCTGGGCACACTGTTCCGGTTTTTGGCACAGTGGCCGAAGCAATGGCCCAGACAGGTGCCAATGTCTCGGTAGTCTTCGTGCCCCCAAAGTTCGCTAAGGACGCGGTGATCGAGGCAGTAGATGCTCAGATGCCATTGCTCGTGGTCATCACAGAAGGTATTGCGGTCAAGGACACTGCCGAGTTCTTCAACTACGCGCAGGCCAAAGGGACTACACGGATTATTGGTCCGAACTGTCCAGGCATCATCACTCCTGAGGTGTCGAACGCAGGCATCACGCCGGCAGACATCGCCCCTACAGGAAAGCTCGGGCTTGTTTCTAAATCAGGCACATTGACGTACCAGATGATGTACGAGTTACGGGACCTTGGATTTACCACGGCAATCGGTATCGGGGGTGACCCGATTGTGGGAACCACGCACATTGATGCGATTGCGGCTTTCGAAGCTGACCCGCAGACCGAAGGCATCGTCATGATCGGTGAGATCGGCGGAGATGCTGAGGAGCGAGCAGCTGCCTACATTAAAGAGAATGTGACGAAGCCTGTTGTGGGGTATGTGGCCGGTTTTATGGCTCCGGAGGGAAAGACCATGGGGCACGCTGGCGCGATTGTCTCTGGTGGAGCAGGTACGGCTGATGCAAAGAAAGCCGCTCTTGAGGCTGCTGGAGTAAAGGTGGGGAAGACTCCTACGGAGACCGCAAATCTTATGCGCGAGCTCATGACTTCTGAGCTTTGA
- a CDS encoding nucleoside hydrolase, with the protein MNATPTIILDCDPGIDDAIAILLAQGHPDINLAAITTVGGNSSLHNVTHNALALATLSNITAPIAAGCAQPLNNTYKNATHIHGTDGIGGITLPTPDRSTDPRHGAQLIIDTIMTNDPDTITLVPIGPMTNIATAITIEPRIINRIHEVVFMGGSHGTGNVTPVAEFNIHADPEAASIVLNADWPITMIGLDLTRQAIATPEVITSIRNINTTTATLVADLLNTYSANYRTTGSSHTGAIVHDPCAVARVLAPTLITCIPAPIHVEQHGTLTRGMTVTDLRTATTADCHTRTATHLNTDGFWELVRTALRHLP; encoded by the coding sequence ATGAACGCAACCCCCACCATCATCCTGGACTGCGACCCCGGCATCGACGATGCCATCGCCATCCTTCTCGCCCAAGGACACCCCGACATCAACCTCGCCGCTATCACCACTGTCGGCGGCAACTCTTCCCTCCACAACGTCACCCACAACGCACTCGCCCTAGCAACCCTCAGCAACATCACCGCACCCATCGCAGCCGGATGCGCACAGCCCCTCAACAACACGTACAAAAACGCCACCCACATCCACGGCACCGACGGAATCGGCGGCATCACACTGCCCACGCCTGACCGCTCCACCGATCCCCGCCACGGCGCACAACTGATCATCGACACCATCATGACCAACGACCCCGACACCATCACCCTGGTCCCCATTGGCCCGATGACCAACATCGCCACCGCGATAACCATCGAGCCCCGCATCATCAACCGCATACACGAAGTCGTCTTTATGGGTGGAAGTCACGGAACCGGCAACGTCACCCCCGTCGCCGAATTCAACATCCACGCCGACCCCGAAGCTGCATCTATCGTCCTCAACGCCGACTGGCCCATCACCATGATCGGCCTGGACCTCACCCGCCAAGCCATCGCCACCCCCGAGGTCATCACCTCCATCCGCAACATCAACACAACCACCGCAACCCTTGTAGCCGACCTCCTCAACACCTACAGCGCGAACTACCGCACCACCGGTAGCTCCCACACCGGAGCAATCGTGCACGACCCCTGCGCAGTTGCACGTGTCCTAGCCCCCACACTCATCACCTGCATCCCTGCCCCCATCCACGTCGAGCAACACGGCACACTCACCCGCGGCATGACCGTCACCGACCTACGCACAGCAACCACCGCCGACTGCCACACCCGCACCGCAACCCACCTCAATACCGACGGATTCTGGGAACTTGTCCGTACCGCCCTTCGACACCTCCCCTAG
- a CDS encoding malate dehydrogenase — protein MSTTPVKIAVTGAAGQIGYSLLFRIAAGDLLGPNTPIELRLLEIAPALPALKGVVMELDDCAFPTLTNIKIGDSPEEIFEDVDGAMLVGAMPRKEGMDRADLLAANGKIFTGQGAALNKVAPKAKVLVTGNPANTNALIAMKNAPDMAPEQFNALTRLDHNRAKSMLAKKLGVTVEEIKNLAIWGNHDDSMYPDLFNTAVNGKAATELVEQTWITEEYIPTVATRGGAIIKARGASSAASAANATIDHMRDWMLGTDEIVSMSVPSDGSYGVPEGIISSFPCHVKDGKYEIVQGIELNDFSKERIMASAARLEAERDQVKELGLIK, from the coding sequence GTGAGCACTACCCCCGTCAAGATCGCCGTCACCGGAGCCGCCGGGCAAATCGGCTACAGCCTCCTATTCCGAATCGCAGCCGGAGACCTTCTCGGCCCCAATACCCCCATCGAACTGCGACTCCTCGAAATTGCCCCAGCCCTACCGGCTCTCAAAGGCGTCGTCATGGAACTCGACGACTGCGCCTTCCCCACCCTCACCAACATCAAAATCGGTGACAGCCCCGAAGAAATCTTCGAAGACGTCGACGGTGCCATGCTCGTAGGTGCTATGCCCCGCAAAGAAGGCATGGACCGCGCCGACCTCCTTGCCGCCAACGGGAAAATCTTCACCGGTCAAGGCGCCGCACTCAACAAGGTCGCCCCCAAAGCCAAGGTTCTCGTCACCGGAAACCCAGCCAACACCAACGCCCTCATCGCCATGAAAAACGCCCCCGACATGGCCCCAGAGCAATTTAACGCCCTCACTCGCCTGGACCACAACCGCGCCAAATCCATGCTGGCCAAAAAACTCGGCGTGACAGTCGAAGAAATCAAAAACCTCGCTATTTGGGGTAACCACGACGACTCGATGTACCCAGACCTGTTCAACACCGCAGTGAACGGTAAAGCCGCCACTGAACTGGTCGAACAGACTTGGATCACTGAGGAATACATTCCCACCGTCGCAACCCGCGGCGGAGCCATCATCAAAGCACGCGGTGCATCCTCCGCTGCCTCGGCTGCTAACGCCACCATCGACCACATGCGTGACTGGATGCTCGGCACCGACGAAATCGTCTCCATGTCCGTGCCCTCCGACGGCTCCTACGGCGTACCAGAAGGCATCATCTCCTCCTTCCCATGCCACGTAAAAGACGGAAAATACGAAATTGTTCAAGGCATCGAACTCAATGACTTCAGTAAAGAGCGCATCATGGCATCGGCCGCGCGCCTGGAAGCCGAGCGCGACCAAGTCAAAGAACTTGGCCTGATCAAATAA
- a CDS encoding bifunctional methylenetetrahydrofolate dehydrogenase/methenyltetrahydrofolate cyclohydrolase — protein MTAGILDGKSTLATIKEELKVRVARLSECGVVPGLATVLVGEDPGSQIYVNAKHRDCEQIGVRGMRHDLPADASQAQVEELIDQLNEDPKVTGFIVQQPTGLDEFALLSRVDPAKDIDGLHPYNLGCLVMNRPAPLPCTPLGCVELLRRFNVPLAGANVVVVGRGLTVGRPIGMLLTRRSENATVTMCHTGTKDLAAHTREADIVIAAAGVPGIVTKEMVKPGAAVLDVGVSRVNGKIAGDVALDVAEIAGWVSPNPGGVGPMTRAMLLSNLVEAAERQAGLAEV, from the coding sequence ATGACTGCTGGCATTCTCGATGGAAAGTCCACTCTTGCGACCATTAAGGAAGAGTTGAAGGTTCGGGTGGCGCGTTTGAGTGAATGTGGTGTTGTCCCTGGGCTGGCTACGGTTTTGGTGGGTGAGGATCCGGGATCGCAGATTTATGTGAATGCCAAGCATCGGGATTGTGAGCAGATTGGTGTGCGCGGCATGCGGCATGATTTGCCGGCTGATGCTTCGCAAGCGCAGGTTGAAGAGCTGATTGATCAGTTGAATGAGGACCCCAAGGTGACGGGGTTCATTGTGCAGCAGCCCACGGGGTTGGATGAGTTTGCGTTGTTGTCGCGCGTGGATCCGGCTAAGGATATTGATGGGTTGCACCCGTACAACTTGGGGTGTTTGGTGATGAATCGGCCAGCGCCGTTGCCATGCACTCCGTTGGGGTGTGTTGAATTGTTGCGTCGTTTTAATGTGCCTTTGGCTGGGGCGAATGTGGTGGTTGTTGGGCGTGGGCTGACTGTGGGGCGGCCTATTGGAATGTTGTTGACGCGGCGTTCAGAGAATGCGACGGTGACGATGTGTCACACGGGGACGAAGGATTTGGCTGCGCATACGCGTGAGGCAGATATTGTCATCGCAGCTGCTGGGGTACCGGGCATCGTGACGAAAGAGATGGTTAAGCCCGGCGCGGCTGTGCTTGATGTGGGTGTTTCGCGTGTAAACGGGAAAATTGCTGGTGATGTGGCTTTGGACGTTGCTGAGATTGCGGGTTGGGTTTCACCGAATCCTGGTGGTGTGGGTCCGATGACGCGTGCGATGTTGTTGAGCAATCTTGTTGAGGCTGCGGAGCGGCAGGCAGGGTTGGCTGAGGTCTGA
- a CDS encoding siderophore-interacting protein, with protein MTERVRRAREGLGVCVVTAVEDVTARMRRVTFSGSGLAEAVATGPDQRVKLSFPDSHRFTGDADEMSRARRKRRTYTLLWLDTQAGEATVDFVLHPGGVAAAWASQVQVGDELMLTAPVGGFVPVEGAEEVVLVADETGLPALQAIVASLTAELPVRAFIEVADAAEHQPVRSVTGAEVDVVWMDRDGAAHGSRMSELAASLPGEVSSRSSVWIAGESAAVRQLRNALVTQGGLDRHQVDAVAYWTKAEGRNAGRPEQ; from the coding sequence GTGACTGAACGGGTTCGTCGTGCCCGCGAGGGGTTGGGTGTATGCGTTGTGACGGCAGTTGAGGATGTGACTGCGCGTATGCGTCGTGTGACGTTTAGCGGGTCTGGGTTGGCTGAGGCGGTGGCGACGGGCCCGGATCAGCGGGTCAAGTTGAGTTTTCCTGATTCACATAGGTTTACCGGTGATGCGGATGAGATGTCGCGGGCTCGGCGAAAGCGTCGTACATACACGCTGTTGTGGCTTGATACGCAGGCTGGTGAGGCGACTGTCGATTTTGTGTTGCACCCCGGGGGCGTGGCCGCAGCGTGGGCGTCGCAGGTGCAGGTGGGCGATGAGCTGATGTTGACTGCGCCTGTCGGGGGTTTTGTTCCAGTTGAAGGAGCCGAGGAGGTAGTTCTTGTTGCTGATGAGACGGGATTGCCTGCCTTGCAAGCAATTGTTGCTTCTTTGACTGCTGAGCTGCCGGTGCGAGCGTTTATTGAGGTTGCGGATGCAGCTGAGCATCAGCCGGTGAGGTCTGTGACGGGTGCTGAGGTGGATGTTGTCTGGATGGATCGGGATGGTGCTGCTCATGGTTCGCGTATGAGTGAGCTGGCCGCTTCGTTGCCTGGTGAGGTCTCTTCTCGTAGTTCTGTGTGGATTGCGGGGGAGTCTGCGGCAGTAAGGCAACTACGTAACGCTCTTGTTACGCAGGGTGGTTTGGATCGGCATCAGGTTGATGCGGTTGCGTATTGGACGAAAGCTGAGGGACGTAACGCTGGCCGACCGGAGCAGTGA
- a CDS encoding prepilin peptidase, whose amino-acid sequence MLTPITITITLDIGFLLWAIPLTYNDIRYHRLPRPLTLGAIAVLLAAGILLWATTTLITNDPSRRHNHLATAAAGALSLRLLYRLLHHCAPSSLGRGDVTLALPLGAILGWHSIDTLIIGAWLGFAFSGITALALLLTRQAHRYTHIPHGPAMLIGAACAISAGHLT is encoded by the coding sequence ATGCTCACCCCGATAACCATCACCATCACCCTGGACATTGGTTTCCTCTTATGGGCTATCCCCCTCACCTACAACGACATCCGCTACCACCGTTTACCCCGACCGCTGACCCTTGGCGCCATCGCAGTCCTGCTCGCTGCCGGCATTCTTCTATGGGCCACAACCACCCTGATCACTAACGACCCCTCCAGACGGCACAATCACCTCGCCACCGCAGCAGCAGGCGCACTCAGCCTTCGCCTCCTCTACCGTTTACTCCACCACTGCGCCCCTAGCAGCCTCGGCCGCGGAGATGTAACGCTTGCCCTACCGCTAGGAGCCATCCTCGGCTGGCACAGCATCGACACCCTCATAATCGGTGCCTGGCTTGGCTTTGCTTTCTCCGGTATCACCGCCCTCGCACTTCTGCTCACTCGACAAGCGCATCGCTACACGCACATACCCCACGGCCCAGCCATGCTCATCGGTGCTGCATGCGCCATCAGCGCAGGACACCTCACCTAA
- the sucC gene encoding ADP-forming succinate--CoA ligase subunit beta yields the protein MDLFEYQARDMFEKHGVPVLAGKTADTPAKARAAAEEISSGVTVVKAQVKTGGRGKAGGVKVAKTSDEAEKYAEQILGMDIKGHTVHRVMIAAGAQIEEEYYFSILLDRTNRTYLAMCSKEGGMEIEQLAVERPEALARVAVDPNVGIDEAKADEITAAAGFDADTATKVAPVLMKLWEVYRDEDATLVEVNPLVKVASGEIVALDGKVTLDDNAVFRQPGHADLVDEAAEEPLEAKAKSLGLNYVKLDGNVGIIGNGAGLVMSTLDVVAYAGQEHTGGVSKPANFLDIGGGASAEVMANGLDVILGDEQVKAVFVNVFGGITACDAVANGIVGALNKLGDKATKPLVVRLDGNNVEQGRGILADYGHALVTIEDTMDGGARKAAELAAVSH from the coding sequence GTGGATCTTTTCGAATATCAAGCCCGAGACATGTTCGAGAAGCATGGTGTTCCCGTGCTTGCTGGTAAAACCGCTGATACTCCTGCAAAGGCCCGTGCTGCTGCTGAAGAAATCTCAAGCGGAGTAACTGTGGTCAAAGCCCAAGTGAAAACTGGCGGCCGGGGTAAAGCTGGGGGAGTTAAGGTCGCCAAAACCTCGGATGAGGCTGAAAAGTATGCTGAGCAGATCCTCGGGATGGACATCAAAGGACATACTGTACACCGAGTGATGATAGCGGCAGGCGCTCAGATTGAAGAAGAATACTACTTCTCAATCCTGCTAGATCGAACTAACCGCACCTATCTTGCCATGTGCAGCAAAGAGGGCGGTATGGAAATTGAACAACTTGCCGTCGAGCGTCCTGAAGCGCTAGCGCGTGTAGCGGTAGACCCGAACGTGGGTATTGACGAGGCAAAAGCAGACGAGATTACTGCTGCTGCAGGATTTGACGCTGATACAGCAACAAAAGTTGCGCCAGTACTTATGAAGCTGTGGGAGGTCTATCGTGACGAAGATGCCACGCTTGTTGAAGTGAACCCTCTCGTCAAAGTTGCTTCCGGCGAGATTGTTGCACTAGACGGAAAAGTCACTCTTGATGACAATGCAGTGTTCCGTCAGCCAGGCCATGCTGACCTAGTAGACGAAGCTGCCGAGGAACCTCTAGAAGCGAAAGCTAAGTCGCTTGGTCTTAACTACGTGAAGCTGGATGGCAACGTAGGCATTATCGGTAATGGCGCAGGGCTAGTGATGAGCACCCTCGATGTCGTTGCCTATGCAGGTCAAGAGCACACCGGTGGAGTGAGCAAACCGGCTAACTTCCTTGATATCGGTGGTGGTGCTTCTGCTGAGGTTATGGCAAATGGGCTGGACGTCATTCTCGGAGATGAGCAGGTCAAAGCTGTGTTCGTAAATGTGTTCGGTGGGATTACTGCATGTGATGCGGTAGCGAACGGCATCGTAGGTGCACTCAACAAGTTGGGGGATAAGGCGACCAAGCCTTTGGTGGTTCGCTTGGATGGCAACAACGTCGAGCAGGGGCGAGGCATTTTGGCTGACTATGGTCACGCTCTTGTCACCATCGAAGACACCATGGACGGCGGTGCCCGCAAGGCTGCCGAACTCGCTGCGGTGAGCCACTGA
- the purN gene encoding phosphoribosylglycinamide formyltransferase has protein sequence MTSDLLCLFPGGVSVDKPLSVVVLVSGGGTNLQALLDAIASHEDYPVRVVAVGADRGGIEGLARAERVGIPTFVVPVGDFADRSGWDVALMEAAASFEPDLVVGAGFMKIVGQAFLARFGGRFINTHPALLPSFPGAHGVRDALAYGVRVTGATCHFVDAGVDTGAIIDQRVVAVADGDTEDSLHERIKVVEREMLVEVVRRLAVDGARVQGRRVLFGGESRMSGGSCVV, from the coding sequence GTGACTAGTGATTTGTTGTGCTTGTTTCCAGGTGGCGTGTCGGTGGATAAGCCGCTGTCTGTGGTGGTGTTGGTCTCTGGTGGGGGCACAAATTTGCAGGCATTGCTAGATGCGATTGCCTCGCATGAGGACTATCCGGTGCGTGTGGTTGCCGTGGGTGCTGATCGTGGGGGGATTGAGGGTTTGGCTCGTGCTGAGCGAGTTGGGATTCCGACGTTTGTGGTTCCGGTGGGGGATTTTGCGGATCGGAGTGGGTGGGATGTGGCATTGATGGAGGCTGCTGCTTCTTTCGAGCCGGATTTGGTGGTGGGGGCTGGTTTTATGAAAATTGTTGGGCAAGCGTTTTTGGCCAGGTTTGGGGGGCGGTTTATCAATACTCATCCGGCGTTGTTGCCGAGTTTTCCTGGCGCTCATGGGGTGCGAGATGCGCTGGCGTATGGGGTGCGTGTGACGGGAGCTACGTGTCACTTTGTTGATGCAGGTGTCGACACTGGAGCGATCATTGATCAGCGGGTGGTTGCTGTAGCTGATGGTGATACTGAGGATTCGCTTCATGAACGTATCAAGGTAGTTGAGCGGGAGATGTTGGTGGAGGTGGTGCGGCGTTTGGCGGTGGATGGTGCGCGTGTTCAGGGGCGCAGGGTGCTGTTTGGTGGTGAGAGCAGGATGAGTGGTGGCTCGTGCGTGGTTTGA
- a CDS encoding cell division protein PerM has translation MSALRMPSFKFRRRGPRGSSAGEPGSLSSVSVKRPPLIGGVVEAVWAALVSSVLFVLFVLVGWLAGSTGSGSGLGAVVFGLQTWLFAQGVPLLIQEQTVSVVPWLAAVVPLGSLVWAGGRLLGRMPDAGGSASSVELTGSGARRDVVRGGVGFVSGYAVVLVLVAVLARVEGISASVLWAPFAGVCWPVIAFVVAVQRRFEGGLGRVIPRLGWFWRVDVPDWGKRVVGPAVRGVVVLLAAGVVAVVAAVVVGWQRVEVVNSYVSPGLVGGVLFTVVQLAYALTLATWAVGFAAGPGFSIGEDTLITWGNASVEPVPLVPVLGALPDPGPLPGWMTASVAVPVVVGMCVAVWALRSVGSALPAVGVREAGRAGLAPRSGRGLLLGRLLVVSGAVLLCAVMMGAVGVLTAGSLGNQRLVDVGVSGVAMGATLAAEMLAGAWVVVFASMVLRARFVSPEQSAKEPATSGRR, from the coding sequence ATGTCTGCGCTACGTATGCCTTCGTTTAAGTTCCGTCGCCGTGGTCCGCGTGGTTCCTCCGCGGGTGAACCGGGTTCGTTGTCGTCTGTGAGTGTGAAGAGGCCGCCGCTTATTGGTGGTGTTGTTGAAGCTGTATGGGCGGCGTTGGTGTCGAGTGTGTTGTTTGTGTTGTTTGTATTAGTGGGGTGGTTGGCTGGTTCGACCGGGTCGGGCTCGGGGCTGGGTGCAGTGGTTTTTGGGCTGCAAACGTGGTTGTTCGCCCAGGGAGTGCCGTTGTTGATTCAGGAGCAAACAGTCAGCGTGGTGCCGTGGTTGGCAGCTGTGGTGCCGCTGGGGTCGTTGGTGTGGGCTGGTGGACGTTTGTTGGGGCGCATGCCGGATGCAGGTGGTTCTGCTAGTTCGGTGGAGTTGACTGGTTCGGGTGCGCGGCGAGATGTAGTTCGTGGTGGGGTCGGTTTTGTTTCTGGGTATGCAGTAGTACTGGTGTTGGTGGCGGTATTGGCCAGAGTTGAGGGGATATCTGCGTCGGTGTTGTGGGCGCCGTTTGCTGGTGTGTGCTGGCCTGTGATTGCTTTTGTGGTTGCTGTTCAGCGTCGGTTTGAGGGTGGTTTGGGACGGGTTATTCCGCGGCTGGGGTGGTTTTGGCGGGTTGATGTTCCTGATTGGGGTAAGCGGGTTGTTGGCCCGGCCGTTCGTGGTGTGGTGGTGTTGTTGGCTGCGGGAGTTGTTGCGGTTGTGGCTGCGGTGGTTGTTGGGTGGCAGCGTGTTGAGGTGGTGAATAGCTATGTGAGTCCGGGTTTGGTTGGCGGTGTTTTGTTCACGGTTGTGCAGTTGGCGTATGCGTTGACGTTGGCTACGTGGGCGGTGGGTTTCGCTGCAGGGCCTGGTTTTTCAATTGGTGAGGACACGTTGATCACGTGGGGTAATGCGAGTGTGGAGCCGGTGCCGTTGGTGCCGGTGTTGGGCGCCTTGCCCGATCCTGGGCCATTACCGGGGTGGATGACGGCGTCGGTGGCTGTTCCTGTGGTGGTGGGGATGTGTGTGGCTGTGTGGGCGTTGCGGAGTGTGGGGAGTGCTTTGCCTGCGGTTGGCGTGCGTGAGGCTGGGCGTGCTGGTTTGGCTCCTAGATCTGGGCGTGGTTTGTTGTTGGGGCGTTTGTTGGTGGTTTCTGGTGCAGTGCTGTTGTGTGCGGTGATGATGGGCGCGGTTGGTGTGTTGACGGCTGGGTCGTTGGGTAATCAGCGTCTGGTGGATGTAGGAGTTAGTGGTGTGGCTATGGGAGCTACGTTGGCTGCTGAGATGTTGGCGGGTGCGTGGGTGGTGGTGTTTGCCTCGATGGTGTTGCGGGCTCGTTTTGTTTCTCCGGAGCAGAGCGCGAAAGAGCCCGCTACGTCAGGGCGTCGGTGA
- the purH gene encoding bifunctional phosphoribosylaminoimidazolecarboxamide formyltransferase/IMP cyclohydrolase has product MAVKVSAASGPAAGSDAQGRRPVRRALLSVYDKTSLIEFATCLHDAGVELVSTGGSARAIEAAGLPVVNVEDITKFPECLEGRVKTLHPNVHAGLLADTRKPDHLEQLGELGVEPFELVVVNLYPFEETVAQGAGVDETVEQIDIGGPSMVRGAAKNHQSVAIVTDPSQYAQAAEAVRAGGFTLEQRKKLAAQAFAMTASYDVAIAAWMSRSVVEQAPEDSGFPEWVGAGYRRVDVLRYGENPHQSAALYAGGVEGLTQAVQLHGKAMSYNNYVDTDAALRACHDHGDQPTCAVIKHTNPCGIAIASEEEGIAVAHRKAHECDPTSAFGGIIAVNRPVTAEMARMVKDIFTEVVVAPDFEPEALDILRIKKNIRLLKTPTPVREGFEVRHISGGLLVQQRDLIDAEVPVSDDDKPSAGHGDDAARWMLVAGAAADEATLADLQFAWRAVRATKSNAILLAKDGASVGVGMGQVNRVDSCRLAVSRAGQERVQGSVASSDAFFPFADGLQVLIDAGVRAVVAPGGSVRDDEVIAAAESAGVTLYFTGTRHFAH; this is encoded by the coding sequence GTGGCTGTCAAAGTGAGTGCAGCGTCTGGCCCTGCTGCTGGTAGTGATGCGCAGGGGCGTCGTCCTGTTCGGCGTGCCTTGTTGTCGGTGTATGACAAGACGTCTTTGATTGAGTTTGCTACGTGTTTGCACGATGCAGGTGTGGAGCTGGTGTCGACGGGTGGGTCGGCGCGTGCTATTGAGGCAGCGGGTCTTCCGGTGGTGAATGTTGAAGACATCACGAAGTTCCCGGAGTGTCTTGAAGGTCGTGTGAAGACTCTTCACCCAAACGTGCATGCAGGGTTGTTGGCGGATACGCGTAAGCCGGACCACTTGGAGCAGCTGGGTGAGTTGGGTGTGGAGCCATTTGAATTGGTTGTTGTCAACCTGTACCCATTCGAGGAGACGGTGGCTCAGGGGGCGGGTGTTGATGAGACGGTGGAGCAGATCGACATTGGCGGTCCATCGATGGTTCGTGGGGCTGCGAAGAATCATCAGTCGGTAGCGATTGTGACGGATCCGTCGCAGTATGCGCAGGCTGCTGAGGCTGTGCGTGCCGGTGGTTTTACGTTGGAGCAGCGTAAGAAGTTGGCTGCGCAGGCTTTTGCGATGACAGCTTCGTATGATGTTGCGATTGCGGCGTGGATGAGCCGTTCGGTGGTGGAGCAGGCGCCGGAAGATTCAGGTTTTCCTGAATGGGTAGGGGCGGGGTATCGGCGCGTTGATGTGTTGCGCTATGGCGAGAATCCTCATCAGAGCGCGGCGCTTTATGCCGGTGGTGTAGAGGGCTTGACGCAGGCTGTGCAATTGCACGGTAAAGCGATGAGCTACAACAACTATGTGGATACCGACGCAGCGTTGCGTGCTTGCCATGATCATGGGGATCAGCCGACGTGCGCTGTCATCAAACACACCAATCCTTGTGGTATAGCTATCGCTTCGGAGGAAGAGGGGATTGCTGTTGCTCACCGGAAGGCGCATGAGTGTGATCCGACGAGCGCGTTTGGCGGCATTATTGCTGTGAACCGTCCAGTGACGGCGGAGATGGCTCGTATGGTGAAGGATATTTTCACCGAGGTTGTTGTTGCGCCGGATTTCGAGCCAGAGGCTTTGGATATTCTTCGGATAAAGAAGAACATCCGGTTGTTGAAGACGCCTACGCCTGTGCGTGAGGGTTTTGAGGTGCGGCATATCTCGGGCGGTTTGCTGGTTCAGCAGCGCGACCTGATCGATGCTGAAGTTCCAGTTTCTGATGATGACAAGCCTTCAGCTGGGCATGGTGATGATGCCGCGCGGTGGATGCTTGTGGCGGGTGCTGCTGCCGATGAGGCGACGTTGGCGGACTTGCAGTTCGCGTGGCGTGCTGTGCGTGCGACGAAGTCGAACGCCATTTTGCTTGCTAAGGATGGCGCATCGGTTGGTGTCGGTATGGGACAGGTGAACCGTGTTGATTCGTGTCGTTTGGCGGTGTCGCGCGCTGGCCAGGAGCGGGTTCAGGGTTCGGTTGCGTCTTCTGATGCGTTTTTCCCGTTTGCGGATGGTTTGCAGGTGTTGATTGATGCTGGGGTGCGTGCGGTCGTGGCTCCTGGTGGGTCTGTACGTGATGATGAGGTGATTGCTGCTGCTGAGAGCGCGGGTGTGACTTTGTACTTCACTGGTACACGGCATTTTGCGCACTGA